The segment TTTTTGCTAATCTAGGAAATTTGAAATCTCTAATTCTAACATTTTCCTTCTCTTTTAGGTGGCTACCAGTTGTACTATTTCCCATGTGAGAAAGGAACCCTGTTCTGGTGTGCTGTGGGGTTTTACGTTCCTGTTTGGATAGTATGGATTATAATAACTACATCACTTGTGAGTCCATGTAGCCGATGAGCTTGGATTATAATAACTACATCACTTGTGAGTTCATGATTCTGATGAGCTTGCATTATAATAACTACATCACTTAGGAGTCCATGCTGTGGATAAGCTTGGATTATAATAGCTATATCACTTGTGCGTTCATGATTCTGATGAGCTTGCATTATAATAACTACATCACTTGTGAGTCCATGTAGCCGATGAGCTTGGATTACCATAACTACATCACTTGTGAGTTCATGAGTCGAATGAGAATATAGCCTGAACTATAAACGTGCACTGTTGATGAGAGACATCAAGTTGGAATCTGACGCTGATAATTATATGGGACCATGTAGATACACAAGCTGGGTTCAGAATGATGGGAGTTAATTGCAAAGAGAGATAACTCACATTTTCTCTTCAGTagtaatgtttttttaaagcgAATTGCCACaaggcaagtgacttcaagaaagtaacttgtctggactaattttccacttgccctgattttatcacacaatgtttgatgttactggttactggactatttatcaaagagtgataaatttcaaagaacgatagctctaaattactattattgcAAAATGAAATAGCTAAATTATGAGAAGATATGAAACGAATGACGAGttatttgtagtttgaaaccataagtagaaattatctagtagtccacggacaagtaatgTACCATTACATGATtgtccgaaatgaaaactgacttctCCCAGGCgtcgggcaatgggatttttaaaCCCCTGGAGGCATGTGGAAAATAAGGACCAGAAACTGCCCTGTGTCTGAGTCCGAAAAACATGAGACCAAAGTTGCAAATGGATCCTGGTGTTAACATGAGTATAAGTCCCATACTTTGACATTTGACACTTTAGCATTGGCTCCATGCCGAAAATGGATCATAGTGTTAAGGGAATTGTAAGTCCCACACTGTTTGTTTCATGGAATCAGGCTCTGACTATAGATAATGTTAACCAAGAAGACAGCAAGTTGAGTCTGACTATAGATAATGTTAACCAAGAGGACAGCAAGTTGAGTCTGACTATAGATAATCAACGGTTAACCAAGAAGACAGCAAGTTGAGTCTCACTATAGATAATGTTAACCAAGAAGACAGCAAGTTGAGTCTGACTATAGTTAATCAACGGTTAACCAAGAAGACAGCAAGTTGAGTCTCACTATAGATAATCAATGGTTAACCAAGAAGACAGCAAGTTGAGTCTCACTATAGATAATGTTAACCAAGAAGACAGCAAGTTGAGTCTGACTATAAATAATCAAAGGTTAACCAAGAAGACAGCAAGTTGAGTCTGACTATAGATAATCAACGGTTAACCAAGAAGACAGCAAGTTGAGTCTCACTATAGATAATGTTAACCAAGAAGACAGCAAGTTGAGTCTGACTATAAATAATCAACGGTTAACCAAGAAGACAGCAAGTTGAGTCTCACTATAGATAATGTTAACCAAGAAGACAGCAAGATGAGTCTGACTATAGATAATGTTAACCAAGAGGACAGCAAGTTGAGTCTCACTATAGATAATGTTAACCAAGAAGACAGCAAGTTGAGTCTGACTATAGATAATGTTAACCAAGAAGACAGCAAGTTGATTCTGACTATAGATAATGTTAACCAAGAAGACAGCAAGTTGAGTCTCACTATAGATAATGTTAACCAAGAGGACAGCAAGTTGAGTCTCACTATAGATAATGTTAACCAAGAAGACAGCAAGTTGAGTCTGACTATAGATAATGTTAACCAAGAAGACAGCAAGTTGAGTCTGACTATAGATAATGTTAACCAAGAGGACAGCAAGTTGAGTCTCACTATAGATAATGTTAACCAAGAAGACAGCAAGTTGAGTCTGACTATAGATAATGTTAACCAAGAAGACAGCAAGTTGAGTCTGACTATAGATAATGTTAACCAAGAAGACAGCAAGTTGAGTCTCACTATAGATAATGTTAACCAAGAAGACAGCAAGTTGAGTCAACATATGGCATATAACAGGTGAATCTGAGAACACGAGTCCATGTCaagttttgaaatatgaatCCATGAGTCCCCAGTCTGGCTGTCTATTTGTATCATTTATTACTTGACTCAATTGTTTTTGTACCAAAATTATTAAATGGTGATATTTCTAACTTACGGCTTTGTTTAATGTATCAACAATATTAAAAATAAGGAAAGCACCAACCAGCCTAATATCAAACTTCAGTCAACTCCAATCCATAGTGCACTATCTTAGATATAGTTTGAccaatttttttctttttgatgtTAAATCAACTTCTACAAAGACGAATCAACCGTACAAGCCGAT is part of the Haliotis asinina isolate JCU_RB_2024 chromosome 6, JCU_Hal_asi_v2, whole genome shotgun sequence genome and harbors:
- the LOC137287693 gene encoding uncharacterized protein MCAP_0864-like; its protein translation is MSLTIDNVNQEDSKLSLTIDNVNQEDSKLSLTIDNVNQEDSKLILTIDNVNQEDSKLSLTIDNVNQEDSKLSLTIDNVNQEDSKLSLTIDNVNQEDSKLSLTIDNVNQEDSKLSLTIDNVNQEDSKLSLTIDNVNQEDSKLSLTIDNVNQEDSKLSLTIDNVNQEDSKLSQHMAYNR